One Denticeps clupeoides chromosome 3, fDenClu1.1, whole genome shotgun sequence DNA window includes the following coding sequences:
- the aif1l gene encoding allograft inflammatory factor 1-like: MPSNQNVQGGKTFGLLKAQQTEKLEEINKEYMEDQKYRDEEDLAEKLDSFKNKYAEFDLNDQGEIDMMGLKRMMEKLGVPKTHLEVKKMICEVTGGCSDTINYRDFVKMMLGKRSAVLKLVMIFEDKANGGSCKPEGPPPKRDIASLP; encoded by the exons ATGCCTTCGAATCAGAATGTACAAG GCGGGAAGACCTTCGGCTTGCTGAAAGCCCAGCAGACGGAGAAGCTGGAGGAAATAAATAAG GAATACATGGAAGATCAGAAGTATCGGGATGAGGAAGATCTGGCAGAGAAACTGGATTCCTTCAAAA ATAAGTATGCAGAGTTTGACCTGAACGACCAGGGTGAAATTG ATATGATGGGGCTGAAGCGGATGATGGAGAAGCTGGGTGTGCCTAAAACCCATCTGGAGGTGAAGAAGATGATCTGTGAGGTGACCGGGGGCTGCAGTGACACCATCAACTATAGAGACTTTGTCAAGATGATGCTTGGGAAGAGATCGGCTGTTCTGAAGCT GGTGATGATATTTGAGGACAAGGCTAACGGTGGCAGTTGTAAACCTGAGGGCCCGCCACCCAAACGGGACATCGCCAGCCTTCCATAG